The following is a genomic window from Borrelia hispanica CRI.
GCTTGATATGAATGAATTTGAAGATTTGGTTTTGGACATTATCAATAAAGAAAAGTTGTCTTTGAGTAATTTGGAGGGTTCTGTTATTGATAGTTGTGCATATACTGAGGGTGAGATTGGGCGTGTTATTAAGAAGAATAATAACGAAGCAGGATAGTAAATGGTGAAACTTAAGCGACTTCCAGTTTATTACAATGCGTATAAAAATAAACCCGAAGCTGAGATTTTCATATACTATTCAAGTCGGGGAACTGGTAAAACTTACGATATTGCTACTGTTAATCTTGAGAGAAAGTTCGCTAAGGATGGTGGTGATACTTTAGCAGTTCGAAAGAAGAAAAACAAAACTACCCAATCCATTCATAAAGAGATTTTAGAATTGCTTGACAGGTACAAATTACGTCGTGAATTTACTATAAGCAAAGCTAAGATAGAGACAAAAAAGTTGATATATGGACGTAAGCGTGCATTTGTATTTGAAGGTGGTCATGATACAACAGACTTAAAATCATATGCTCACTTCAAAGATCTTTGGTTAGAAGAAGCTAATCAGTTTACAGAATCTGATATTGAAAAACTTATTCCGACAATGAGAGAAAGAGGTGGTAGAATCTATATGTCGAGCAATCCAGTTCCGCGTTCTCATTGGCTTTACAAACGTTATATTGCAAATGAAGATAATCCTTCAGTGTGTGTGATCAAAAGTACTTATAGAGACAATCCATTTTTGAATGGAGGCGATGTTAATTCTTGGTTAGAGAAACAAAAACTTGCGTATCATGGCAATGATATTGGGTTTAGAATTGAAGTTTTAGGTGAAGAATTTGAATTTGGAACTGCTAGATTTATAAAACAGTTTAAAGTGTGCGATGAAAGTTTGATATCTAGAGTACAAGGCAGTTTTTACACTGGAGTGCACATAAAAGGAAATAGAGTTTGCTTGATAGAAATTCTTGTTGGAAGACTTGGTTATCTGCCACTAACAGTTGTAACTAATGCTAGTAGTAAAGTATTACTTTCAAGCGAAGATTATCAGCTTGAATTTGCGCGTTTTAGGGGAACTTTTGTTTTACCACATACTAGACAAGAGCTAAGATATGTTTTGTCTCGTTTTGGTAGAGGTTCTTTGATGGCTAGAAATCGTAGTCTGTATGTTCTCTCAGATTATCTTATCCCCAATAATTTGAATGTTGTAAAAAAAGAAGAGACCGAAGACGTAATTTTAGAGTTTCATGACACTGAATATTATTATGATGAGTCTTTTTCTAGTGAGAGTGGTATAGCTACAAATATTGTTATGCAAAGAGATTTACAGTATATACCAGCATTTTTGAATGCTGTGTCCATTTTTACGTAATTGGGCTACGGAGGTTTGATTGTTTAAGTTTAATTTTTTTAAAAGGAATTTTGATAAGAGTGCTGCTTCAAATTCAATATTTTATCCGACAAGCAGCAGTTGTTTGAATAGAGATTCGTCAAGACTTTCTCATCAAGTAGCAGAAATATATGCAGGATTTGCAGCATCTAGAGACATTGAGCACAAAAAAGGAGATGGGCTTGATGTGCTTTTTGATAACAATTTTAGAAGCGTGATCAAAAAGATGGTCTACACCTCAATTATTTCGGGGGAAAGTGCTTTTTACATAGTAGTTCCTGATTCTGAAGATCCCCGCACACCATTGAAGGATGGTTTTGAATCTCGTTGTTTCAATTTTGGTGAGGTTTGTGATGCAGATGATTTTTCTGTTGATCATATACATCCGACTCGTGTTATCAAAATGAAGTCGTCATTTTTGAATTTTTCGGCTTTAGAGAAGAGTAGTCGCATGATGAATTCTTTGCTTGATGAGACGGTTGGTTTTTTGAAGGTTAACAATTTTACTTTTCTA
Proteins encoded in this region:
- a CDS encoding PBSX family phage terminase large subunit, which encodes MVKLKRLPVYYNAYKNKPEAEIFIYYSSRGTGKTYDIATVNLERKFAKDGGDTLAVRKKKNKTTQSIHKEILELLDRYKLRREFTISKAKIETKKLIYGRKRAFVFEGGHDTTDLKSYAHFKDLWLEEANQFTESDIEKLIPTMRERGGRIYMSSNPVPRSHWLYKRYIANEDNPSVCVIKSTYRDNPFLNGGDVNSWLEKQKLAYHGNDIGFRIEVLGEEFEFGTARFIKQFKVCDESLISRVQGSFYTGVHIKGNRVCLIEILVGRLGYLPLTVVTNASSKVLLSSEDYQLEFARFRGTFVLPHTRQELRYVLSRFGRGSLMARNRSLYVLSDYLIPNNLNVVKKEETEDVILEFHDTEYYYDESFSSESGIATNIVMQRDLQYIPAFLNAVSIFT